One window from the genome of Thermus sediminis encodes:
- a CDS encoding deoxynucleoside kinase, producing MYVAIAGNIGSGKSTLTALLAEAFGLKPVYEAVSENPYLEDFYRDMGAYAFHSQVFFLARRVRQHLLEVNGNPRVVQDRTVYEDAFVFARNLYREGYLSERDWRTYMDLFQSVSPALRKPDLLIYLRASLPTLRARILKRGRPFEKGIPDRYLLSLNALYEELMASWELCPVAVVEADRVDFVEREEDRKALLEALGRRICP from the coding sequence ATGTACGTCGCTATCGCCGGCAACATCGGCAGCGGCAAGAGCACCCTCACCGCCCTCCTCGCCGAGGCCTTTGGCCTAAAGCCCGTCTACGAGGCGGTGAGCGAAAACCCCTATCTGGAGGACTTCTACCGGGACATGGGGGCCTACGCCTTCCACTCCCAGGTCTTCTTCCTGGCCCGGCGGGTGCGCCAGCACCTCCTGGAGGTGAACGGGAACCCCCGCGTGGTCCAGGACCGGACCGTCTACGAGGACGCCTTCGTCTTCGCCCGGAACCTCTACCGGGAGGGCTACCTCTCCGAGCGGGACTGGCGGACCTACATGGACCTCTTCCAGAGCGTCTCCCCGGCCCTCAGGAAGCCTGACCTCCTCATCTACCTCAGGGCAAGCCTCCCCACCTTGAGGGCCAGGATCCTAAAGCGGGGCCGCCCCTTTGAAAAGGGCATCCCCGACCGCTACCTCCTCTCCCTGAACGCCCTCTACGAGGAGCTGATGGCCTCCTGGGAACTATGCCCGGTGGCGGTGGTGGAGGCGGACCGGGTAGACTTCGTGGAGAGGGAGGAGGATCGTAAAGCCCTCCTGGAGGCCCTAGGCCGGAGGATCTGCCCGTGA
- a CDS encoding deoxynucleoside kinase, protein MYLAVEGPIGAGKTTLARLLSEALGAEPLLEVVEENPFLPLFYQDRRRYAFKAQVFFLLSRFRQLAPLRERPLFGGVVADYLLDKDPIFASLNLEGPEWDLYLELYRELAPKVPPPDLTVYLKAPVPVLLERIQRRGRPFERGMDPAYLEALSEAYERHFARYPHPLLVLEAEGLDFSPGGPHREEVVALVRAHLAKEGRP, encoded by the coding sequence GTGTACCTGGCCGTGGAAGGCCCCATCGGGGCGGGCAAGACCACCCTGGCCCGGCTCCTTTCGGAGGCCCTGGGGGCTGAGCCCCTTCTGGAGGTGGTGGAGGAAAACCCCTTCCTCCCCCTCTTCTACCAGGACCGGCGGCGCTACGCCTTCAAGGCCCAGGTCTTCTTCCTCCTCTCCCGCTTCCGCCAGCTCGCCCCCTTGAGGGAGAGGCCCCTCTTCGGCGGGGTGGTGGCCGACTACCTCCTGGACAAGGACCCCATCTTCGCCAGCCTCAACCTCGAGGGCCCGGAGTGGGACCTCTACCTGGAGCTCTACCGGGAGCTGGCCCCCAAGGTGCCCCCGCCCGACCTCACGGTCTACCTAAAGGCCCCGGTCCCCGTCCTCCTGGAGCGCATCCAAAGGAGGGGGCGGCCCTTTGAGAGGGGGATGGACCCCGCCTACCTGGAGGCCCTCTCCGAGGCCTACGAGCGCCACTTCGCCCGCTACCCCCATCCCCTCCTCGTCCTGGAGGCGGAGGGGCTGGACTTCAGCCCAGGAGGCCCCCACCGGGAGGAGGTGGTGGCCCTGGTAAGGGCCCACCTGGCCAAGGAGGGAAGGCCCTGA
- a CDS encoding arginine--tRNA ligase produces MVRRALEEAIHHALMEMGLDLRLKVAKAPKDKPGDYGIPLFAPAKELRKPPQAIALELKARLRLPPFVEEAIPVGGYLNFRLRTEDLLKEALRPKGPLPRREGLVLIEHTSVNPNKELHVGHLRNIVLGDSLARILAFSGREVLVLNYIDDTGRQAAETLFALKHYGLTWDGEEKYDHFAGKAYVRLHQDPDYEGLAEGIEEVLHALERGELREEVNRILLAQLATMRALAAHYDLLVWESDIVRAGLLGKALALLGRSPHVFRPTEGKYAGALVMDASPFIPGLEDPHFVLVRSGGAATYYAKDIAFQFWKMGLLEGLRFRPYENPHYPGLRTSAPEGEAYTPRAKETINVIDVRQSHPQALVRAALALAGHPELAERAFHLAYETVLLEGKQMSGRKGLAVSVDEVLEEARRRALRVIEEKNPEHPDKEEAARMVALGAIRFAMSKAEPKRQIDFRYGEALSFEGDTGPYVQYAHARAHAILRKAGEWGPPDLAQATPYERGLALALLDFEEAVLESAEEKSPHILAQYLLDLAASWNAYYNAKEEGRPATPVLTGPEGLRELRLELVKSLQETLKTGLGLLGIPAPEVM; encoded by the coding sequence ATGGTGCGCCGCGCCCTGGAAGAGGCCATCCACCACGCCCTCATGGAGATGGGCCTGGACCTCCGCCTCAAGGTGGCCAAGGCCCCCAAGGACAAGCCCGGGGACTACGGAATCCCCCTCTTCGCCCCCGCCAAGGAGCTAAGGAAGCCCCCCCAGGCCATCGCCCTGGAGCTCAAGGCCCGCCTCAGGCTTCCCCCCTTCGTGGAGGAGGCCATCCCCGTGGGGGGGTACCTCAACTTCCGCCTGCGTACGGAGGACCTCCTCAAAGAAGCCCTGCGCCCCAAAGGCCCCTTGCCCAGGCGGGAGGGCCTGGTCCTCATTGAGCACACCTCGGTGAACCCCAACAAGGAGCTCCACGTGGGCCACCTCAGGAACATCGTCCTGGGGGACAGCCTGGCCCGCATCCTGGCCTTTTCGGGGCGGGAGGTCCTGGTCCTCAACTACATTGACGACACTGGCCGCCAGGCGGCGGAAACCCTCTTCGCCCTCAAGCACTACGGCCTCACCTGGGACGGGGAGGAGAAGTACGACCACTTCGCCGGCAAGGCCTACGTGCGCCTCCACCAGGACCCGGACTACGAGGGGCTTGCCGAGGGGATTGAGGAGGTCCTCCACGCCCTGGAACGGGGGGAACTCAGGGAGGAGGTGAACCGGATCCTCCTGGCCCAGCTCGCCACCATGCGCGCCCTCGCCGCCCACTATGACCTTTTGGTCTGGGAGTCGGACATCGTGCGGGCAGGCCTTCTGGGGAAGGCCCTGGCCCTCCTGGGGCGGAGCCCCCACGTCTTCCGGCCCACGGAGGGGAAGTACGCCGGAGCCCTGGTGATGGACGCTAGCCCCTTCATCCCGGGCCTCGAGGACCCCCACTTCGTCCTGGTGCGCTCCGGCGGGGCCGCCACCTACTACGCCAAGGACATCGCCTTCCAGTTCTGGAAGATGGGCCTCCTGGAGGGCCTGCGCTTCCGGCCCTACGAGAACCCCCACTACCCGGGCCTCCGGACCAGCGCCCCCGAGGGGGAGGCCTACACCCCGAGGGCCAAGGAGACCATCAACGTCATTGACGTGCGCCAAAGCCACCCCCAGGCCCTGGTGCGGGCCGCCCTGGCCCTGGCGGGGCACCCGGAGCTGGCCGAGAGGGCCTTTCACCTGGCCTACGAGACCGTGCTCTTGGAAGGCAAGCAGATGTCCGGGCGGAAGGGGCTTGCCGTGAGCGTGGACGAGGTCCTGGAGGAGGCCAGGAGGCGGGCCCTAAGGGTTATAGAGGAGAAGAACCCCGAGCACCCCGACAAGGAGGAGGCCGCCCGGATGGTGGCCCTGGGGGCCATCCGCTTCGCCATGAGCAAGGCCGAGCCCAAAAGGCAGATAGACTTCCGCTACGGGGAGGCCCTCTCCTTTGAGGGGGACACGGGGCCCTACGTCCAGTACGCTCACGCCCGGGCCCACGCCATCCTGCGCAAAGCGGGGGAGTGGGGCCCCCCGGACCTGGCCCAGGCCACCCCCTACGAGAGGGGCCTGGCCCTGGCCCTTCTGGACTTTGAGGAGGCGGTCTTGGAATCGGCCGAGGAGAAGAGCCCCCACATCCTGGCCCAGTACCTCCTGGACCTCGCCGCCTCTTGGAACGCCTACTACAACGCCAAGGAGGAGGGCCGCCCGGCCACCCCCGTGCTCACCGGCCCGGAGGGCCTTAGGGAGCTCCGCCTGGAGCTGGTCAAGAGCCTCCAGGAGACCCTGAAGACCGGCCTCGGCCTCTTGGGCATCCCCGCCCCTGAGGTAATGTGA
- a CDS encoding S1C family serine protease: MGRPLLLGLLLALALVLGQRLTAPEEIARSQVIQRALPAVVRIQGTAPTSEGGAVGTGFFVSPFRVVTNYHVVQDLTDLTVRLHDGRTFPAERFAVDPGIDLALLTVRGVQAPGVLGFSRVPAASLPLGMGVILVGFPFGQGPLASSGILAGVGPLEVPTPDPSIGAEVGEYLFTDAPLTVGNSGSPLMSLQGEVIGVVADMIGGPSGLGGIGAAIPAELSAQSVQDLERFGIPQRGWLGASLVSLEELPPVLLRAVGLTTTQGAMVDRVEPGSPAARAGLRGAQRDPQGRLVALGDVILAINGKPVKDKAEVVRQIARFRPGDRVRLTLWREGRRLEATLVMMARPRR, encoded by the coding sequence ATGGGCCGCCCACTCCTCCTTGGCCTCCTTCTCGCCTTGGCCCTGGTCCTGGGCCAGCGCCTCACCGCCCCCGAGGAGATCGCCCGGAGCCAGGTCATCCAAAGGGCCCTCCCCGCCGTGGTGCGCATCCAGGGCACCGCCCCCACCAGCGAAGGAGGGGCGGTGGGTACGGGCTTCTTCGTGAGCCCCTTTCGGGTGGTGACCAACTACCACGTGGTCCAGGACCTCACCGACCTCACCGTGCGCCTTCACGACGGACGCACCTTCCCCGCGGAGCGCTTCGCCGTGGACCCGGGGATTGACCTGGCCCTCCTCACGGTGAGAGGGGTGCAGGCCCCTGGGGTCCTCGGTTTCAGCAGGGTGCCGGCCGCCAGCCTTCCCTTGGGGATGGGGGTCATCCTGGTGGGGTTCCCCTTCGGCCAGGGTCCCCTGGCCTCCTCCGGCATCCTGGCTGGGGTGGGCCCCCTCGAGGTCCCCACCCCCGACCCCAGCATCGGGGCCGAGGTGGGGGAGTACCTCTTCACCGACGCCCCCCTGACCGTGGGCAACTCGGGAAGCCCCCTCATGAGCCTCCAGGGGGAGGTGATTGGGGTAGTGGCGGACATGATCGGGGGGCCTTCGGGGTTGGGGGGGATCGGGGCCGCCATCCCTGCGGAGCTTTCGGCCCAGAGCGTGCAGGACCTGGAGCGCTTCGGCATCCCGCAACGGGGCTGGCTAGGGGCGAGCCTGGTCTCCTTGGAGGAGCTCCCCCCCGTTCTCCTCAGGGCCGTGGGCCTCACCACCACGCAAGGGGCCATGGTGGACCGGGTGGAACCGGGTAGCCCCGCCGCCCGGGCGGGCCTGAGGGGGGCGCAGCGGGACCCCCAGGGCCGCCTGGTGGCCCTGGGGGACGTGATCCTGGCCATCAACGGCAAGCCGGTGAAGGACAAGGCCGAGGTGGTGCGCCAGATCGCCCGCTTCCGCCCCGGGGACCGGGTGCGCCTCACGCTCTGGCGGGAGGGGCGGAGGCTGGAGGCCACCCTGGTCATGATGGCCCGCCCGAGGAGGTGA